The following are encoded in a window of Magnetovibrio sp. genomic DNA:
- a CDS encoding diguanylate cyclase domain-containing protein, with amino-acid sequence MSKPNFLQLKPHFRYFAWVTVLCFAIEFGIMVVIHNVTTISHIGLAAIDATIVSITLLGSLYFWIFPRLAEDKNKAQDQTRLLESLMDAIPAPIFYKNEDGVYTGCNEQFEKYLGLSRDQIVGKTVYDVAPSKLAEIYHQADLDLIRQGGSQVYETSVSHGDGTIHDVMFHKAVFRKSNDQPGGIIGVMLDITERKRLEDKLLALASLDDLTNIANRRELDTNLEHALARTARTRTQLALLFIDMDGFKDVNDKCGHEAGDEALKQIAARIVTLLRKSDIAGRMGGDEFAVILEGKVSRDTTILVAQKLLETLAAPYDLSCGQITNLSASIGIAFAPDDGSDLKHLLSKADAAMYEAKRLGKNRYVLATDFISAQSDTDQS; translated from the coding sequence ATGTCCAAACCGAATTTTTTGCAGTTGAAGCCGCACTTTCGCTATTTCGCATGGGTGACGGTCCTGTGCTTTGCGATCGAGTTTGGCATAATGGTCGTGATTCATAATGTCACGACCATTTCCCACATCGGTTTGGCTGCCATCGATGCGACAATCGTATCGATCACACTGTTGGGAAGTTTGTATTTCTGGATATTCCCGCGCTTGGCCGAAGATAAAAACAAAGCGCAAGATCAAACAAGGCTTTTGGAAAGCCTGATGGATGCGATCCCGGCGCCGATTTTTTACAAAAACGAAGATGGCGTCTACACCGGCTGCAACGAACAATTCGAGAAGTACTTGGGCCTGTCACGCGATCAAATCGTCGGCAAGACGGTATACGACGTCGCGCCTTCCAAGCTCGCAGAGATCTACCATCAGGCGGATCTCGACCTGATTCGTCAAGGTGGTTCTCAGGTCTACGAGACCTCCGTATCCCATGGCGATGGCACGATCCACGACGTGATGTTCCACAAAGCCGTATTCCGCAAATCCAACGATCAACCCGGCGGCATCATCGGCGTGATGCTCGATATCACCGAACGCAAAAGACTCGAAGACAAACTGTTAGCCCTCGCCAGCCTGGACGATCTGACCAATATCGCCAATCGCCGCGAATTAGACACCAACCTCGAACACGCCTTGGCGCGAACCGCCCGCACCCGCACGCAACTCGCGTTGTTGTTCATCGACATGGATGGCTTCAAGGACGTCAACGACAAGTGCGGTCATGAAGCTGGTGATGAGGCCCTTAAACAAATCGCCGCGCGCATTGTCACGCTGTTGCGTAAAAGCGACATCGCCGGGCGCATGGGGGGCGACGAATTCGCGGTCATTTTGGAAGGCAAAGTGTCGCGCGACACGACAATCTTGGTGGCGCAAAAGCTGCTCGAAACTCTTGCAGCGCCGTATGATTTGTCCTGTGGTCAGATCACCAACCTTTCGGCCAGTATCGGCATCGCCTTCGCCCCCGATGACGGCTCTGATCTCAAGCATCTGTTGTCTAAAGCCGATGCGGCGATGTACGAAGCGAAACGTCTGGGCAAAAACCGTTACGTCCTGGCCACAGACTTCATTAGTGCGCAGAGCGATACGGATCAGAGTTGA
- a CDS encoding LpxI family protein: MPPDAPKLGILAGGGELPRLLIQSCRDQGRGVFVIAFKGQCDAETVEGVDHAWVRLGAAGASIKLLKDNGVTELVMAGHIRRPSMAALMPDARAIRFLAGGAMNKGDDGLLRSIISGLEREEGFRMVGVHDVMPELLSPEGPIGHIAPNVQDQHTIDVAVKGALDLGAADKGQAAVALDGAIVALEDQDGTDAMLRRLGKSGQARGGVLAKMTKPGQERRADLPAIGQLTVQNAHAAGLKGIVVEAGGSIIVGRGALVETADALGLFVVGVTR, encoded by the coding sequence ATGCCGCCTGACGCGCCGAAACTGGGCATTCTGGCCGGTGGCGGGGAACTGCCGCGGCTGTTGATCCAGTCGTGCCGCGATCAGGGCCGCGGCGTGTTTGTGATCGCCTTCAAAGGCCAATGCGACGCGGAAACCGTCGAGGGTGTCGATCACGCATGGGTGCGGCTCGGTGCTGCAGGCGCATCGATCAAGTTGCTCAAGGATAACGGTGTCACCGAATTGGTCATGGCCGGTCATATTCGTCGTCCCTCCATGGCGGCATTGATGCCCGATGCGCGCGCCATCCGCTTTCTCGCCGGCGGGGCGATGAACAAGGGCGATGACGGATTGTTGCGGTCGATTATTTCAGGTTTGGAACGCGAAGAAGGCTTTCGCATGGTCGGCGTGCACGACGTGATGCCCGAATTGCTGTCGCCCGAAGGCCCCATCGGTCACATTGCGCCCAACGTCCAGGATCAACACACCATCGACGTCGCCGTCAAAGGCGCATTGGACTTGGGCGCGGCCGACAAAGGCCAGGCCGCCGTGGCCCTGGACGGCGCGATCGTCGCTTTGGAAGATCAAGACGGCACCGACGCCATGTTGCGGCGTCTGGGGAAATCGGGTCAGGCGCGAGGCGGAGTGCTCGCCAAAATGACCAAACCGGGTCAGGAACGCCGCGCCGACTTGCCCGCCATCGGTCAACTAACGGTGCAAAACGCCCACGCCGCCGGTCTCAAGGGCATCGTGGTCGAAGCGGGCGGCTCCATAATCGTCGGCCGTGGCGCGCTGGTAGAAACAGCCGATGCCTTAGGTCTGTTCGTCGTGGGGGTGACGCGGTGA
- the lpxB gene encoding lipid-A-disaccharide synthase has protein sequence MTNTERVPLVFLIAGENSGDALGASLMKALKLKTDGHIRFAGVGGPEMTAQGLTSLFPMQDLAVMGVFEVLPRLALLLRRMTQTTDEIERLAPDAVVSIDAPDFCFRVIKKLKSRRVDSPVIHYVAPTVWAWRPSRAAKVAKFLDHLMCLLPFEPPYFHREGLDATFVGHPVVTQTFTPAMGGEFRDRHNIAVDTPVLCVLPGSRSGEVSRLLAVFGETVERLQAQFPALTVIIPTVDHVAETVRATVAAWNTPTVVVGANEKRAAFCASDAALAASGTVSLELAMAGLPHVIGYRVNALTAFVGKMLIKTPYVNLINICLGREVVPEFIQENCTPDNLAREVARLLDDEGAREVQRAQAADALTQLGRGGPPPGERAADVVLGVMNKMHKREG, from the coding sequence GTGACGAATACGGAACGCGTGCCGTTGGTGTTTCTCATCGCCGGTGAAAATTCGGGCGACGCCTTGGGCGCGAGCTTGATGAAGGCGCTTAAGCTGAAAACAGATGGCCACATCCGCTTCGCCGGGGTCGGCGGCCCGGAAATGACCGCTCAAGGTCTGACCAGCCTGTTTCCCATGCAGGACTTGGCGGTGATGGGGGTGTTCGAGGTGCTGCCGCGCTTGGCACTGTTGCTGCGGCGCATGACGCAAACGACGGATGAGATCGAACGCCTCGCCCCCGACGCGGTGGTGAGCATCGATGCCCCAGATTTCTGTTTTCGCGTGATCAAGAAACTCAAGTCCCGCCGGGTGGACAGCCCCGTCATTCATTACGTCGCCCCGACCGTGTGGGCATGGCGCCCCAGCCGTGCGGCCAAGGTGGCGAAGTTTCTCGACCATCTGATGTGCCTGTTGCCGTTCGAGCCGCCGTATTTCCACCGCGAAGGCCTCGACGCCACCTTCGTCGGCCATCCGGTGGTGACGCAAACGTTTACGCCCGCCATGGGGGGGGAGTTTCGTGATCGCCACAACATCGCAGTCGATACCCCGGTTTTGTGCGTACTGCCGGGCAGTCGCAGCGGCGAGGTGTCGCGCTTGCTGGCGGTATTCGGCGAGACCGTGGAACGCTTGCAAGCCCAATTTCCTGCCCTTACGGTGATCATTCCCACCGTCGATCATGTGGCTGAAACGGTGCGCGCCACCGTCGCAGCGTGGAATACCCCCACCGTGGTGGTCGGCGCCAACGAAAAGCGCGCCGCCTTTTGCGCATCCGATGCCGCCTTGGCCGCCAGCGGTACGGTGAGTCTGGAATTGGCCATGGCCGGACTGCCGCACGTGATCGGCTATCGCGTCAACGCCTTGACCGCGTTTGTCGGCAAGATGCTGATCAAAACCCCGTATGTGAATTTGATCAATATCTGCTTGGGGCGCGAAGTGGTGCCCGAATTCATTCAGGAAAATTGCACCCCGGACAATCTGGCACGCGAAGTTGCGCGCCTACTGGACGACGAAGGCGCGCGGGAGGTACAACGTGCGCAAGCGGCGGATGCGTTGACACAGCTGGGCCGTGGCGGCCCACCACCGGGGGAACGCGCCGCGGATGTGGTGCTGGGCGTGATGAACAAGATGCACAAAAGGGAGGGATGA
- the fabZ gene encoding 3-hydroxyacyl-ACP dehydratase FabZ, translating into MIDVNRIMEMIPHRYPFLMIDRVKDVVPDHQAVGIKNVTASEPHFQGHFPNHPIMPGVLIVEAMAQTAAVLVVETLGAEAEGKLVYFMSVDNARFRKPVTPGDVLEITVTKVRSRGNVYKFEGKAHASGVLMAEAVFSAMIMDS; encoded by the coding sequence GTGATTGACGTAAACCGGATCATGGAAATGATCCCGCACCGCTATCCGTTTTTGATGATCGACCGGGTCAAGGACGTGGTTCCCGACCACCAGGCCGTAGGTATCAAGAACGTCACCGCGAGCGAGCCGCATTTCCAAGGCCATTTCCCAAACCACCCGATTATGCCGGGGGTTCTGATCGTCGAAGCCATGGCCCAAACGGCGGCCGTTTTGGTGGTTGAAACCTTGGGCGCGGAAGCCGAGGGCAAACTGGTGTATTTCATGTCGGTCGACAACGCACGCTTTCGCAAGCCTGTAACCCCAGGCGACGTATTGGAAATCACCGTGACCAAGGTGCGTTCGCGCGGTAACGTTTATAAATTCGAAGGCAAAGCTCACGCCTCCGGCGTCTTGATGGCCGAGGCCGTCTTTTCCGCCATGATCATGGACAGCTGA
- a CDS encoding ComEC/Rec2 family competence protein produces MMSRPFRSVLLVYQAFIGDRERWPLWLPVLLGSGIEIYFSLPSEPPLWAGWATAAILATIAWRLLGKSDVFLLFLACAVVSLGVGVSSLRTWWVAAPVIATETGPLSLTGQVRHVEHLVSGQRVTLIHLSGSRLAPASTPQAVRVKLMGEQPPFGPGDWLELRANLLPPPPPAMPGAFDFQRQSYFQGLGGVGFAFGKVAVIGAAPHMGIDSLGFAFQRVRVDLARRIGAGFADEPAGRAVGGVATALMTGERGAIPETVLDDMRASGLAHLLAISGLHVGLIAGIVFFALRGALALIAPLALRYPIKKWAAVGALFAAFGYALLAGATVPTQRAFLMIALVLLAVLFDRRAVSMRLVAWAAMAILLLSPESLLGASFQMSFSAVVALVAVYEYLRRKGVFDTPPQTWSGKVGRYVAGVALTTAVAGVATGVFAAYHFNRVADFSLAANLIAVPVTALWIMPWAVVAYALMPFGLEYLALAPMGWGIEAVIATAREVAHWPGAVTDIAAFSVWGLVWVAVGGLWLALWQRPWRLWGAPVAVLGLLGVLGGPSAPDVLIHPDGKLAAVRTGAGDYSVSTLTAAKFERDVWLRRAGLSAKPRRWRDPDTDPQQLRCDALGCLYRTAGRSVAFTRAPEALNEDCWRADVLVAAMALNPAAQDRCRVATRLITAEDLQRGGTHAIWLGDGKGGDSGPVHIETVNGQRGDRPWVIKAKK; encoded by the coding sequence ATGATGTCGCGCCCGTTCAGATCAGTTTTGCTTGTATACCAAGCCTTTATAGGCGATCGGGAACGCTGGCCGTTGTGGTTGCCGGTGCTGTTGGGAAGCGGAATCGAGATCTATTTTTCTTTGCCGTCCGAACCACCCTTATGGGCGGGGTGGGCGACGGCGGCGATTCTGGCGACCATCGCGTGGCGACTCCTGGGCAAGAGCGATGTGTTTTTGCTGTTTCTCGCGTGCGCGGTCGTCTCGCTTGGTGTCGGCGTATCGAGTTTGCGCACCTGGTGGGTGGCCGCGCCGGTGATAGCGACGGAAACCGGCCCGCTTAGCCTTACCGGACAGGTTCGGCACGTGGAACACTTGGTCAGTGGGCAGCGCGTGACCCTCATACACCTGAGCGGATCGCGTCTAGCCCCGGCCAGCACACCGCAGGCGGTGCGCGTCAAATTGATGGGCGAACAGCCCCCCTTCGGACCCGGCGATTGGCTGGAGCTGCGCGCCAACCTGTTGCCGCCGCCGCCGCCGGCGATGCCGGGGGCGTTCGATTTTCAGCGCCAAAGCTATTTTCAGGGTCTAGGTGGGGTCGGTTTTGCATTCGGCAAGGTCGCGGTTATCGGCGCGGCGCCACACATGGGCATCGACAGCCTGGGCTTCGCGTTTCAGCGTGTGCGCGTCGATCTGGCGCGGCGCATCGGCGCGGGATTCGCTGACGAACCAGCCGGGCGCGCCGTGGGCGGGGTCGCCACCGCACTGATGACCGGCGAGCGCGGCGCCATCCCTGAAACCGTCCTGGACGACATGCGTGCCAGCGGCTTGGCGCATTTGTTGGCGATATCCGGTCTGCATGTCGGCTTGATTGCGGGCATCGTGTTTTTCGCGCTGCGCGGCGCCCTGGCCCTGATCGCTCCGTTGGCGTTGCGCTATCCGATCAAGAAATGGGCCGCCGTGGGGGCATTGTTCGCGGCGTTCGGTTACGCGCTGCTGGCCGGTGCGACGGTGCCGACCCAACGCGCCTTTTTGATGATCGCGTTGGTGTTGCTGGCTGTGCTGTTCGATCGCCGCGCCGTGTCCATGCGCTTGGTGGCGTGGGCGGCGATGGCGATTTTACTGCTGAGCCCGGAAAGCCTGCTGGGGGCGAGCTTTCAGATGTCGTTTTCCGCCGTGGTTGCGCTGGTCGCGGTCTACGAATACCTCAGGCGCAAAGGCGTGTTCGACACGCCCCCGCAAACCTGGAGTGGCAAAGTCGGGCGCTACGTCGCGGGCGTGGCGCTGACCACCGCCGTCGCCGGGGTGGCGACCGGAGTATTTGCGGCCTATCACTTCAACCGGGTGGCGGATTTCAGTTTGGCGGCCAATTTGATCGCGGTGCCGGTTACGGCGTTGTGGATCATGCCGTGGGCGGTCGTGGCGTATGCATTGATGCCGTTTGGCCTGGAATATCTAGCCTTGGCGCCGATGGGATGGGGGATCGAGGCCGTAATCGCCACGGCCCGCGAAGTCGCCCATTGGCCCGGCGCGGTTACGGACATCGCGGCGTTTTCCGTGTGGGGGCTCGTGTGGGTGGCGGTGGGTGGGCTGTGGTTGGCGTTGTGGCAAAGGCCTTGGCGCTTGTGGGGGGCGCCGGTGGCGGTCTTGGGGCTGCTCGGCGTGCTTGGCGGCCCGTCCGCGCCGGATGTGTTGATCCATCCGGACGGTAAGCTTGCGGCAGTGCGCACGGGGGCGGGCGATTACAGCGTCTCGACCCTGACGGCGGCGAAGTTTGAGCGCGATGTGTGGTTGCGTCGCGCCGGGCTGAGCGCCAAGCCCCGCCGTTGGCGCGATCCGGATACCGACCCGCAGCAACTGCGTTGCGACGCTCTAGGCTGTTTATACCGCACGGCGGGACGCAGCGTGGCGTTCACCCGTGCGCCGGAAGCGCTGAACGAGGACTGTTGGCGCGCCGACGTGCTGGTCGCGGCCATGGCGTTGAACCCGGCTGCACAAGACAGATGTCGCGTCGCCACCCGTCTGATCACGGCTGAAGATTTACAACGCGGGGGAACCCATGCCATTTGGCTGGGGGATGGGAAGGGGGGCGATAGCGGCCCGGTGCACATCGAAACGGTGAACGGTCAACGCGGTGATCGCCCTTGGGTGATCAAGGCCAAAAAGTAA
- the lpxA gene encoding acyl-ACP--UDP-N-acetylglucosamine O-acyltransferase, with protein MTNIHPTAIIETGAELGENVTVGPYSIVGAQVKLGDGVRLESHVVIGGDTTVGANTHIFPFASIGLQPQDLKFKGEPSRLEIGFNNVIREHVTMNPGTEGGGLLTRVGNNCLFMVGAHIAHDCQIEDHVILVNNATLAGHVTVGEFAIIGGLSAVHQFVRIGKHAMLGGMSGVESDVIPYGTVTGNRAHLSGLNLVGLKRRGVDRETIHALRNAYRLLFAQEGTMAERLQDVAEMFKDNEPVMDIIRFIEGNGSRAICQPKMEDAA; from the coding sequence ATGACCAATATTCATCCCACCGCGATCATCGAAACAGGCGCGGAGTTGGGCGAAAACGTCACCGTGGGGCCGTACTCGATCGTCGGCGCGCAGGTCAAACTGGGCGACGGCGTGCGCCTGGAAAGCCATGTGGTGATCGGCGGCGACACCACCGTCGGCGCCAATACCCACATTTTTCCGTTTGCATCCATCGGTTTGCAACCGCAAGACCTGAAATTCAAGGGTGAACCTTCGCGCCTTGAAATCGGTTTCAACAACGTCATTCGCGAACACGTGACCATGAACCCCGGCACCGAAGGCGGCGGTCTTTTGACCCGCGTCGGCAACAACTGTCTGTTCATGGTCGGTGCGCACATCGCGCACGATTGCCAGATCGAAGACCATGTAATCTTGGTCAACAACGCCACCTTGGCGGGGCACGTGACAGTCGGCGAATTCGCCATCATCGGCGGCCTGTCGGCGGTTCATCAGTTCGTGCGTATCGGTAAGCACGCCATGCTGGGTGGGATGTCGGGGGTCGAAAGCGACGTCATTCCCTACGGCACCGTGACGGGCAACCGGGCGCATCTGTCGGGCCTCAATTTGGTTGGCTTGAAGCGTCGCGGCGTCGATCGGGAAACCATCCACGCATTGCGCAACGCCTACCGTTTGCTGTTCGCCCAAGAGGGCACCATGGCCGAACGTTTGCAAGACGTCGCGGAAATGTTCAAAGACAACGAACCGGTGATGGACATCATCCGTTTCATCGAAGGCAACGGTTCGCGCGCGATTTGCCAGCCGAAAATGGAAGATGCCGCCTGA
- the gltX gene encoding glutamate--tRNA ligase translates to MTVVTRFAPSPTGFLHIGGARTALFNYLYAKHMGGKFLLRIEDTDRQRSTQEAVDAISAGLKWLGLDWDGEAVSQFSRAARHAEVAQELLDKGKAYKCYCTPEELTEMREAAKAAGQPMRYNGLWRDRDPSEAPAGVDPVVRIKAEHSGETVIEDLIQGKVTVSNAEIDDFVILRGDGTPTYMLAVVVDDHDMGVTHVVRGDDHLTNTFRQMQIYDAMGWERPIFAHMPLLHGADGKKLSKRHGALGVEAYRDMGLLPEAVNNYLLRLGWGHGDAEIISREQAIEWFDVVDVGKAPARFDADKLASLNAHYMREAENNRLFELIWPGVVQLLDGKVAENAAERILTGMTDLKARAKNTIELTESASFYARTHPIPLNDKAIALLNDEGREVLQRMRDILAAFDDWHSGPLQDQAKAYAEGAELKLGKVAQPLRAALTGSNVSPGVFEVMEILGKDETLGRIDDALGSTA, encoded by the coding sequence ATGACCGTCGTCACACGTTTTGCGCCCTCTCCCACGGGCTTTTTGCACATCGGCGGCGCCCGCACGGCGTTGTTCAATTACCTCTACGCCAAACATATGGGCGGCAAGTTCCTGCTGCGCATCGAAGACACCGACCGCCAGCGCTCCACCCAGGAAGCCGTCGATGCGATTTCCGCCGGGCTGAAATGGCTGGGACTGGATTGGGACGGCGAAGCGGTGTCGCAATTTTCCCGCGCCGCACGTCATGCCGAGGTCGCCCAGGAACTTCTCGACAAAGGCAAAGCCTACAAGTGCTACTGCACGCCGGAAGAACTGACCGAAATGCGCGAAGCCGCCAAGGCCGCCGGTCAGCCGATGCGCTACAACGGCCTGTGGCGCGACCGTGACCCGTCCGAAGCGCCCGCGGGCGTGGACCCGGTGGTGCGCATCAAAGCCGAACACAGCGGCGAAACGGTGATTGAGGACCTGATCCAAGGAAAAGTGACCGTTTCCAACGCCGAAATCGACGATTTCGTCATTTTGCGCGGCGACGGCACGCCCACCTACATGCTCGCCGTCGTGGTCGACGACCATGACATGGGGGTGACCCACGTGGTACGCGGCGACGATCATTTGACCAACACCTTCCGCCAGATGCAAATCTACGACGCCATGGGTTGGGAACGGCCGATTTTCGCCCACATGCCGCTGTTGCACGGCGCGGACGGCAAAAAGCTGTCCAAGCGCCACGGTGCGCTGGGGGTCGAGGCCTATCGCGACATGGGTCTGCTGCCCGAAGCGGTGAACAATTACCTGCTGCGCCTGGGCTGGGGCCATGGCGACGCGGAAATCATTTCGCGCGAGCAAGCCATCGAATGGTTCGACGTCGTCGACGTCGGCAAAGCCCCCGCGCGCTTCGACGCCGATAAACTGGCCAGCCTCAACGCCCATTACATGCGTGAAGCCGAAAACAATCGCTTGTTTGAACTGATTTGGCCCGGCGTGGTCCAATTGCTTGACGGCAAGGTGGCTGAAAACGCCGCCGAGCGCATTCTGACCGGCATGACCGACCTCAAGGCTCGCGCGAAGAACACCATAGAACTTACTGAAAGCGCTTCATTTTACGCTCGCACTCACCCCATCCCGTTGAACGACAAGGCCATCGCGTTGCTCAACGACGAAGGCCGCGAGGTGTTGCAGCGCATGCGCGACATTTTGGCCGCATTTGACGACTGGCACTCCGGGCCGTTGCAGGACCAGGCCAAGGCGTACGCCGAAGGGGCCGAATTGAAACTGGGCAAAGTCGCCCAGCCCTTGCGCGCGGCGCTGACGGGATCCAACGTCTCGCCCGGCGTGTTCGAGGTCATGGAAATTTTGGGTAAAGACGAAACCCTGGGGCGTATTGATGACGCCTTAGGCAGCACTGCATAA
- a CDS encoding shikimate kinase: protein MNIIIIGMRGAGKSNVSRRLAVLTKRPVLSSDTLIEYENGGKTIAQIISDNNGDWRAFRDMEFEVIRKIAAMDGVIVDCGGGVIVDLDADGNEVFSTRKVEALKKNGTIIWLKGDIKRLVEKVKDKAERPTLDLTRSAEELMRRRLPFYEKAADIVINIDGKKRPEMAESIVKMFKDQL, encoded by the coding sequence ATGAACATCATCATCATCGGCATGCGCGGTGCCGGAAAGTCCAATGTTTCAAGGCGCTTGGCAGTTCTGACCAAACGCCCGGTGCTGTCGTCGGACACCCTGATCGAATATGAAAACGGCGGCAAGACCATCGCTCAAATCATCAGCGACAATAACGGCGACTGGCGGGCGTTTCGCGATATGGAATTCGAGGTGATCCGCAAAATCGCCGCCATGGATGGCGTGATCGTCGACTGCGGCGGGGGGGTGATCGTCGATTTGGACGCTGACGGCAACGAGGTGTTTTCCACCCGCAAGGTCGAGGCGCTGAAGAAAAACGGCACCATCATCTGGCTGAAAGGCGACATCAAGCGGTTGGTCGAAAAGGTCAAGGACAAGGCCGAACGACCGACTTTGGATCTTACGCGTTCCGCGGAAGAACTGATGCGCCGTCGTCTGCCGTTTTACGAAAAGGCCGCCGACATCGTCATCAATATCGACGGCAAGAAACGCCCGGAAATGGCCGAATCCATCGTCAAGATGTTCAAAGATCAACTCTGA
- the gltA gene encoding citrate synthase, with protein MKQKDVIEHTFTLTNNDTGESWELPVLEGSVGPRVIDVRRLYAETGHFTYDPGFTSTGSCQSGITYIDGDKGQLLYRGYPIEELAVSSDYVETCYLLIYGELPTQEEKDKFNHRITYHTMLHEQIHSFYHGFRRDSHPMAVMVGVVGALAAFYHDSTDISDPKHRFVASTRMIAKMPTIAANAYRYSQGMPFVYPRNDLNYSENFLYMMFSNPCEEYEVNPVLARAMDRILILHADHEQNASTSTVRLAGSSGANPFACISAGISCLWGPAHGGANEAVLTMLEEIGSVDHIPEYIARAKDKEDAFRLMGFGHRVYKNFDPRAKVMRQTAHEVLKELGAENDPLLKLAMELEKIALEDPYFVEKKLYPNVDFYSGIIFRAMGIPTDMFTVLFAVARTVGWVAQWNEMIEDPSQKIGRPRQLFTGHTERHYAPISSRS; from the coding sequence ATGAAACAAAAAGATGTAATCGAACACACCTTCACGCTGACCAACAACGATACCGGCGAAAGCTGGGAACTGCCCGTGCTGGAAGGCAGCGTGGGACCGCGTGTGATCGACGTGCGGCGACTGTACGCCGAGACGGGTCACTTTACCTATGACCCCGGCTTCACCTCCACCGGCAGCTGCCAATCGGGCATCACCTACATCGACGGCGACAAAGGCCAATTGTTGTATCGCGGCTATCCCATCGAAGAGCTAGCGGTGAGTTCCGATTATGTCGAAACGTGCTACCTGCTGATCTACGGCGAACTGCCGACCCAGGAAGAAAAAGATAAGTTCAACCACCGCATCACCTACCACACGATGCTGCACGAACAGATCCACAGCTTCTATCACGGCTTTCGCCGCGACAGCCACCCGATGGCCGTTATGGTCGGCGTGGTCGGCGCGTTGGCGGCGTTTTATCACGACAGCACCGATATTTCCGATCCCAAGCACCGCTTCGTCGCGTCCACGCGCATGATCGCGAAAATGCCGACCATCGCCGCAAACGCGTACCGGTATTCCCAGGGCATGCCGTTCGTCTATCCGCGCAACGACCTGAACTACTCGGAAAACTTCCTTTACATGATGTTCTCCAACCCGTGCGAGGAATACGAAGTCAACCCCGTGCTGGCGCGCGCCATGGACCGGATCTTGATCTTGCACGCCGATCACGAACAAAACGCCTCGACCTCGACGGTGCGTTTGGCGGGATCGTCCGGGGCCAATCCGTTCGCATGCATTTCCGCGGGCATTTCGTGCTTGTGGGGCCCTGCGCACGGCGGCGCCAACGAGGCGGTTTTGACCATGTTGGAAGAAATCGGCTCGGTCGATCACATCCCCGAATACATCGCCCGCGCGAAAGACAAGGAAGACGCCTTCCGCCTGATGGGCTTCGGCCATCGCGTCTACAAGAACTTCGACCCGCGCGCCAAGGTCATGCGCCAGACCGCACACGAGGTGCTTAAGGAATTGGGCGCGGAAAACGACCCGCTGCTCAAGCTGGCCATGGAGTTGGAAAAGATCGCCTTGGAAGACCCGTATTTCGTGGAAAAGAAGCTTTACCCGAACGTGGATTTCTATTCCGGTATCATCTTCCGCGCGATGGGCATTCCCACCGACATGTTCACGGTGCTATTCGCCGTGGCGCGCACGGTCGGTTGGGTGGCGCAATGGAACGAAATGATCGAGGATCCGTCGCAGAAAATTGGCCGCCCGCGTCAATTGTTCACCGGCCACACGGAACGCCATTACGCGCCGATTTCCTCACGTTCCTAA
- the gloA gene encoding lactoylglutathione lyase: MDTSKFRFLHTMIRVLDLDRSIDFYTRHLGMQVLRRSDYPEGKFTNVFVGYGDENANAVIELTYNWDQETPYELGSGFGHLALAVPDIYAACDAMEKEGVSIPRKPGPMKHGTTVIAFIEDPDGYKIELIERK; encoded by the coding sequence ATGGATACCTCGAAGTTTCGTTTTCTGCACACCATGATCCGGGTGCTCGACCTGGATCGCTCGATCGATTTTTACACCCGCCATCTGGGCATGCAGGTGTTGCGCCGCAGCGACTATCCCGAAGGCAAATTCACCAACGTGTTTGTCGGCTATGGCGATGAAAATGCCAACGCGGTGATCGAACTCACCTACAACTGGGATCAAGAGACCCCGTATGAACTGGGCAGCGGCTTCGGTCATCTGGCGCTGGCGGTGCCCGACATTTACGCCGCCTGTGATGCGATGGAAAAAGAAGGCGTGTCCATCCCCCGTAAACCCGGACCGATGAAACACGGCACCACCGTGATCGCGTTCATCGAAGACCCTGACGGCTATAAGATCGAACTGATCGAACGGAAGTGA